Below is a window of Mucilaginibacter ginkgonis DNA.
AGAACCACATAAGCGCCCAAATGCTGATGGCCCAAAAAGTCTGTAAACAATACCACTAACGCATCTTTTATATCGCCTAATTGTTTTAATTGATACTCTATCTCTTCGGTCTCTATACGGTAGCCACGTATCTTGATCTGATGATCTACGCGGCCCAGGCATTGTATGTCACCGTTTTCGATGTACCGGCCCAGATCGCCTGTGCGGTATAGTTTGCCATGCCTGGAGAATTTATCGTCTATAAACTTTTCGTTGGTGAGCTCAGGCTTTTTTACATATCCGGCACCAACACCGGTGCCGCCGATGTAGATCTCGCCGGTCTCGCCTTCAGCCACCTCATTTTGCTGCTCATCGCAAATGTATATTTGCGTATTGTCAATAGGGCCACCAATGGTTATAATTTTATCTTCCGCGGTAACGCGCTTAATGATTGAATAGATGGTTGTCTCTGTTGGCCCGTACATGTTCCATAGCTCCAGGCATTTTGGTAAAAGACCGCCCGCCAATTCTCTTGACATGGCTTCGCCGCCGCAGAATACTTTAATTTTAAGCGCATTCGCCCACCCGCTTTCCAGCATATTCACCCACATAATGGGCGTGCCTTGCATAATAGTGATGCCTTCTTTGCGGGCAGTGTCGATTAGTAAGCGGCCATCTTTTATGATGTCAGCGTCAGCCAGTACTAAAGTAGCACCACTCACCAGTGGTAAAAATATTTCTAATGCCGCAATATCGAACGAGATAGTTGTGGTGGCCAGTACTATATCTTTAGCGGTACAACCCGGCGACTTCTGTATGCTTAACAATAAATTTGTAAGACCGGAATGTTTGACCTGAACGCCCTTTGGCGTACCGGTAGACCCGGATGTATATAAAATATAGGCAATGTCATCAGCGCCGGCATTAAAAACATAGTCTGCACTGTTGTATTTTGAACTGTCCTGCCAAATGTCTTCAACAAAAAGTGATATGAGACCTTCCTGATTATTAAATAAAGATTTTTTGGAAGTGATAAGATGTTCGGCGCCACAATCGGCAAGCATGTAGTTAATACGCGCTGCCGGAAGATTGGTGTCAATCGGGAGGTATGTTGCACCTGCTTTTACAATAGCCAAAATAGCGAATATCAGCTCGGGCGAACGCTCCAGCGCGACCGCAACTACATCGCCCTGTTTAATTTCTTTTTCCTGCAGATATAGTGCCCACTGACCGGTGTTATTATTCAGCTTTTTATAGCTGTAAGTCTCGCCATGATATTTTAATGCCGTTTTATCAGGCCTTTGAGCCGCCTGCTGCTCAAATAGCTGATCTAGCCTTAGAATACCATTCGCCAGTAATGCAGGATCTTTAAAATCCATTAGATAGTATTAAGTGCAACGGCGCAAACCGTTGTGTGATAGTTCAGAGCGTTAACGTTTTTGCAAGCTGCCGTAGGCTTTAAGAGCAGGGGATAGCGTTGGGGCAGTGTACCAAAATTAAAATTTTTTAGAAAAACAACTGGCAGTTATTATTCAAATCGTTCAATAAATCGAATTTGTTACAAAAGCGTGCAATTAGGGAAAGCACTCATCTTTAAACTATGTAAGCAGATATTCAAACTCTTGGAGATAGTTTAACAGGGTGACTTTTACAAACTGAAGCTTAAAACTCTCATAACTACACTTTATAGGTCATAAGATAAAATGCATAAAAAAGGTTAATTTTTTATGAAGTCTGCATGAATTTAAACTTATTTTTTACGATTATTGTAGTTAAACTAACTTTTTTAATTTAATACTGATAACAGAATGAAGAAATTTTTACTCTTTTTGTTTTCTCTGAGTCTCTTTGTGCAGTTGACTGCATTTGGACAAACGCGGAGAATTTCCGGTAGGGTTACCTCTGCCGATGACGGACAATCTTTACCGGGTGTAACGGTAAAAGTTGCCGGGTCTAACACTGGTGTACAAACCGATGCCGATGGTTACTATACATTAAACCTTAATGGCGGCACCACGATTACTTTTAGTTTCATAGGCTTTGTGACTCAAACTGTCAAGGTTGGAGCCGCAAACGCTTATAATGTTAAACTATCGTCAGACCTCAAGCAACTTAATGAGGTAGTTGTTGTAGGTTACGGTAGTGAGTCTAAAAGAACAACTACAGGCGCAATTGCATCTGTAAGGTCTAAAGACATTCAGGACAGGCCGGTTACCGGTGTAGACCAAGCCCTGCAAGGTCTTACAGCTGGTGTAACAGTTACATCTGCGTCTGGTACTCCCGGTGGTGCAGTAACAGTGCGCGTGCGTGGTGTATCTACAATCAATGCCGGTTCACAGCCGCTTTACGTTGTAGATGGTACCCCTATTCAAACCGGCAGCAATTCACAGCTTGGTTTTGGTAACGGCGTTACTAATGCATTGAACGACATTAATCCAAATGATATCGAGTCAATGGACGTGCTAAAAGATGCTGCTGCAGCTGCAATTTATGGTTCACGTGCATCAAACGGCGTGATCATAATTACTACTAAAAGAGGTAAGGTTGGCCGTACCAATGTTGACGTTGACTACTACACCGGCTTTCAGCAAACGGTTAAAAAGATCCCAGCCCTCACCGGGCCGCAATATGTACAGTTGTTTCAAGAGGCTGTAACAAACCGTTATTCAACGTTAATCGGCACAGCAACTTACCCAACACTTGCGGCATTGATCACTAACGGCTTAGGCCGCGGTAACCTTGCTAATGATCCCAGTACTTACCAAACTACCAACTGGCAAGACCAGGTTTTTAGAAACGCGCCTATCAGCAACTACAACATCTCTGTTAACGGCGGTAATGAAAAAACCCGCTTTAATTTAACCAGTGGATATTTCGATCAAAAAGGTATTGTTCGGGGTTCAGATTATGGCCGCTTTAACTTGCGTTTAAACCTGGACCACAGTATTAGTGACAAAATCAAGGTTGGAACAAGCACAGGCTACAGCAGAAGCACCTCAAACCGTATTAACAACGACAACAATATTTATGGTGTATTAAGTACCGCTATTTTGATGAGCCCAACTATCCCTATCTATAATGCCGATGGCACTTATGGCAAAGATGTGTATAGCTCTGTAGAGAACCCGGTTGCTGCTTATAAAGAACCTTTTAATTTAAACACTGCCGGCCGTTTGCTTTCTAACGTTTATGGCGAGTACAAAGTACTCCCTTATTTAACGTTCAAAACTAATTTCGCAGCGGATTACCAGATCACACATGAGCGCCGTTTCTTACCATCAACAACTAACGCGGGTGGTGGTTCAACCAATGGCTCAGGTGCAGAAACTTATTATTCTGATCTTAATTTATTGAATGAAAATACGTTAAACTTTAGCAAAACTATTGGGGATCATTCATTCAATGTCCTGGTAGGTCAGTCTTGGCAAAAAGATAACTATGAAACCGTTGATGCAGAAGGTACCAACTTTCCGGGTAATGGTATTCAAAGGTTGTCAGCAGCTGCAGTAAAAACTGTTGCCACATCGGGCGGCTCTAGTAGCACGCTTGTCAGCTTCTTTGGCCGTGCTAACTACAACTACAAACAGCGTTATATATTATCTGCTACTCTACGCAGCGACGGTTCATCTCGTTTTGCTGATGGTCACAGGTACGGGTATTTCCCGGCATTTTCTGGTGCATGGGTAATCAGTGACGAAGCGTTTATGAAAGGCATCCAACCCGTTTTGTCAACTTTGAAGTTGCGCGGAAGCTGGGGTAAAACAGGTAACAACTTTGTAAGTGATTTTGCTTCGAGAACATTAATAGGTTCGGGCTTCAATTATAACCAGGTAGCTGGTTTAGCACCATCTCAATTAGGCGACGCAAACCTTACCTGGGAAAAAACAACATCTACAGATTTAGCTTTAGATTTCGGCTTCCTGCAAGACCGTATCACTGTTAGTATTGACGCTTATTACAGAAAAACTAATGACCTGCTTGCGTCACTTCCATTGGCAGCACAAACAGGTTTTACCGGTTATACTACAAACGTAGGTTCATTACAGAACAAGGGTATAGAAATAGATCTTACCTCTGTCAACATCAGGAAGAAAGACTTTACCTGGACAACAAATTTTAACATAGCTTTTAATCGCAATAAGATCCTGTCTTTGGCTAATAACAACACGCCATATGCTTCGGGCTTTGCAAGCTGGGTAGAAGTTGGTTCGTCTGTGGGCGCTTTCCGTGGCTACCAGGTTGCAGGCATTTTCCAAAGCCAGGCAGAAATAGACGCACTTAACGCTGCAGCTAAAACTGCTACAGGCAGTTCTACTGCTACCTACCAGGTGGCAACTACGGCGCCGGGCGATATCAAATTTGCCGACTTAAATGGTGACGGGGTTGTTACCTCTGCAGATCAGAAGATACTTGGAACTTCACAACCACAATTTACAGGTGGTTTAAATAACAGCCTGCGTTACAAATGGTTAGACTTGTCTTTCTTATGGCAGTTTAGCTATGGTAATAAGATATATAACAACACCAGATCTTTTGCAGAAGGTATGAATACTATTTATGGCCAGTTTGCGTCTACGTTGAACCGTTGGACACCAACAAATACTAATACGGACATGCCTAGGGCTGTTTACGGAGACCCTAATACAAATACCCGTGTCTCAGACAGGTTCCTGGAAAATGGTTCATACTTAAGGTTAAAGAATGTAAACTTAGGTTTTAACCTTCCTCAGAGCGTATCTGACAAATTACATGTCAGAAAAGTGAGAATTTTCGCAGCTGCTCAAAATCTTGCAACTATTACTAAATACAAAGGTTTTGATCCAGAGGTAAGTACATTCAACAGCACACCAACATCACAAGGCACAGACTTCTTAACTGTTCCGCAAGCTAAATCATTCACTTTTGGCGTTAACCTTGGATTATAATTTTACAGAAATGAAAAAGAAATTTTTATATATAATGTTGCCCGCCCTGTTATCAGTAACGGCGTGCAAAAAAACGCTTGATCAGCAACCTCAGGCATCGCTTGACGCCAGTACTGCGTTTACTACAAGACAGGGCGTTGAAGCCGGAATTGTAGGTGTGTATGACGGCGTTCAATCAACCGGGTACATGTCATTGAATTATTTGATTTTCCCCGACCTGTATGCCGATAACATTACCTGGACCGGAACTTTCCCAACCTGGTCTCAAGTGTTTAACAAAACAATTTTGGCAGATAACACAGATATCAATACCATCTGGAATGCTTTATATAGCACTATCAATAAGGCAAACAACATAATCGCAGCTGCACCAAATATCAGCGATCCGGCCTTTGCTAAAGACCGTGCAATAGGCGAATGTGAAACTATCCGTGCTATGGCCTACTTTGATTTGGTGCGTATGTTTGGCGGCGGCCCTACAGGCTATAATCAAGCAGGTGGTTTAGGAGTACCATTACGTTTAAAACCAACGTTAACAACTGCTGATGCTACACCTGTAGCACGCGCTACAGAAGCTGACGTATACACACAGGTTTTAGCCGATCTTGATGATGCTATTGCCAAATTGCCTACCAGCGTTGGTACCGGCCGTGTTAATAAATATGTTGCTCAGGCGCTTAAAGCACGCGTTCAATTGTATCGCCAGCAATGGGCTGATGCAGAAGCACTTTGTACTTCGGTTATAGCCGGTCCTTATACATTGGTATCGGGTGGTAGCTATGCTACTATTTACACCAGCAGAAATACAAGCGAGTCGCTTTGGGAACTTCAGTACAATGCTACCGATGCAAATAACATTGCGTTTTATTATTACCCGTCTAATCTAGGTGGCCGTAACGAAGTTAGTTCTGCTACCAGTTTACGTGATGCGTTTGAAGCTAATGATGTGCGTAAAGCGGTTAATTATACAACAACAACGCCTACAGCAAAAACGCTTAAATATACACAGGTTACTCCTGGTATTGACGATGTGATGATGATGCGTTTAGCCGAAGTTTACCTTACACGTGCAGAAGCGCGCGCCATGCTAGGTAATCTTCCGGGTGCCACTGCAGATTTAAACGTTATCCGTGTGCGTGCAGGTATTGGTAACACTACGGCTGTTACACAAGCCGATTTGTTGACTGCGATCAGGAAAGAACGCCGTCTGGAACTTGCCCATGAAGGTCAGCGTCATTTCGACTTACGCCGTTATAATCAAACTGGTATTGCACAAACCTTTAGAAACTTATTCCCAATCCCTCAACAAGAGGTTTTAAGTTCTAACGGCGTTACTGTACAAAACCCG
It encodes the following:
- a CDS encoding non-ribosomal peptide synthetase, with amino-acid sequence MDFKDPALLANGILRLDQLFEQQAAQRPDKTALKYHGETYSYKKLNNNTGQWALYLQEKEIKQGDVVAVALERSPELIFAILAIVKAGATYLPIDTNLPAARINYMLADCGAEHLITSKKSLFNNQEGLISLFVEDIWQDSSKYNSADYVFNAGADDIAYILYTSGSTGTPKGVQVKHSGLTNLLLSIQKSPGCTAKDIVLATTTISFDIAALEIFLPLVSGATLVLADADIIKDGRLLIDTARKEGITIMQGTPIMWVNMLESGWANALKIKVFCGGEAMSRELAGGLLPKCLELWNMYGPTETTIYSIIKRVTAEDKIITIGGPIDNTQIYICDEQQNEVAEGETGEIYIGGTGVGAGYVKKPELTNEKFIDDKFSRHGKLYRTGDLGRYIENGDIQCLGRVDHQIKIRGYRIETEEIEYQLKQLGDIKDALVVLFTDFLGHQHLGAYVVLNDAEGVINAAKQNNWKSGLKKTLPEYMVPDVFKAIPAIPRLVNGKIDRKSLPEFVIGEGVVNKFEEAGSATEKSLSAIALKHIAIQKIGINDNFFDLGMDSLTAVKIMVDIEQQFCKRLPLSMMIRYPTIKELAAFLDRDTPDNSYKSLIPLKPEGSKVPLYIVHGIGLNLLNVRSMVASLDEDQPVFGLQPVGLDGTMTPMDNMEDIAKFYIDEIIAHNPVGPYLIAGYSFGGYIAFEMARQLKLRGKEVAMLGMFDSNILPKDWQLPIFERMKKKLTRQILKVPFRIGTLFTHPVEALKYLSVYSAGKARNILSRFGVKFNPNPDNLPVYMLDIIGKLETAYRNYKLQPLDIELILFKARIRMFYVDEGKYLGWKKYALKGIRVYNVPGDHKDMFNPPNDKQLATVLQKRLDDVQSHSYLDTPHHV
- a CDS encoding SusC/RagA family TonB-linked outer membrane protein → MKKFLLFLFSLSLFVQLTAFGQTRRISGRVTSADDGQSLPGVTVKVAGSNTGVQTDADGYYTLNLNGGTTITFSFIGFVTQTVKVGAANAYNVKLSSDLKQLNEVVVVGYGSESKRTTTGAIASVRSKDIQDRPVTGVDQALQGLTAGVTVTSASGTPGGAVTVRVRGVSTINAGSQPLYVVDGTPIQTGSNSQLGFGNGVTNALNDINPNDIESMDVLKDAAAAAIYGSRASNGVIIITTKRGKVGRTNVDVDYYTGFQQTVKKIPALTGPQYVQLFQEAVTNRYSTLIGTATYPTLAALITNGLGRGNLANDPSTYQTTNWQDQVFRNAPISNYNISVNGGNEKTRFNLTSGYFDQKGIVRGSDYGRFNLRLNLDHSISDKIKVGTSTGYSRSTSNRINNDNNIYGVLSTAILMSPTIPIYNADGTYGKDVYSSVENPVAAYKEPFNLNTAGRLLSNVYGEYKVLPYLTFKTNFAADYQITHERRFLPSTTNAGGGSTNGSGAETYYSDLNLLNENTLNFSKTIGDHSFNVLVGQSWQKDNYETVDAEGTNFPGNGIQRLSAAAVKTVATSGGSSSTLVSFFGRANYNYKQRYILSATLRSDGSSRFADGHRYGYFPAFSGAWVISDEAFMKGIQPVLSTLKLRGSWGKTGNNFVSDFASRTLIGSGFNYNQVAGLAPSQLGDANLTWEKTTSTDLALDFGFLQDRITVSIDAYYRKTNDLLASLPLAAQTGFTGYTTNVGSLQNKGIEIDLTSVNIRKKDFTWTTNFNIAFNRNKILSLANNNTPYASGFASWVEVGSSVGAFRGYQVAGIFQSQAEIDALNAAAKTATGSSTATYQVATTAPGDIKFADLNGDGVVTSADQKILGTSQPQFTGGLNNSLRYKWLDLSFLWQFSYGNKIYNNTRSFAEGMNTIYGQFASTLNRWTPTNTNTDMPRAVYGDPNTNTRVSDRFLENGSYLRLKNVNLGFNLPQSVSDKLHVRKVRIFAAAQNLATITKYKGFDPEVSTFNSTPTSQGTDFLTVPQAKSFTFGVNLGL
- a CDS encoding RagB/SusD family nutrient uptake outer membrane protein, yielding MKKKFLYIMLPALLSVTACKKTLDQQPQASLDASTAFTTRQGVEAGIVGVYDGVQSTGYMSLNYLIFPDLYADNITWTGTFPTWSQVFNKTILADNTDINTIWNALYSTINKANNIIAAAPNISDPAFAKDRAIGECETIRAMAYFDLVRMFGGGPTGYNQAGGLGVPLRLKPTLTTADATPVARATEADVYTQVLADLDDAIAKLPTSVGTGRVNKYVAQALKARVQLYRQQWADAEALCTSVIAGPYTLVSGGSYATIYTSRNTSESLWELQYNATDANNIAFYYYPSNLGGRNEVSSATSLRDAFEANDVRKAVNYTTTTPTAKTLKYTQVTPGIDDVMMMRLAEVYLTRAEARAMLGNLPGATADLNVIRVRAGIGNTTAVTQADLLTAIRKERRLELAHEGQRHFDLRRYNQTGIAQTFRNLFPIPQQEVLSSNGVTVQNPGY